One region of Tachysurus fulvidraco isolate hzauxx_2018 chromosome 9, HZAU_PFXX_2.0, whole genome shotgun sequence genomic DNA includes:
- the armc2 gene encoding armadillo repeat-containing protein 2 isoform X3 encodes MASVERKQEKQEPFYHGFGSRRQTSAEIVNEARHSLRTLQTQRPFTPRDEHRQLFGGSARTRDGRPPSSFSLHARNFDVPDSRPSSGKRLSPLEHKPRLALPPDEDSNRVEKIVPKPPPESMERSGSRGGARTRLVRARSLTIIPSLMQHTNAPQTEGVDKPTSGPNPPQQVNTEPFHLHAIYKQESMEKSSERLTLVPNKHSRTPRPSSADLSPAKGTKTDAEPGSDESVFWTSEVLPVLEMFESVGPGGTPSKETIERLCDACTALHNVLSEKGMLGKRFTKRSSVLRVLFRLIDLGSDRLNLTLAKLILGLNVSGNNLLNICKLVFKVSRSSRNDYLFEDNSVIDSLLSLIQLEDLSSSGEAVLYCTGSLKLLSGNSSLARLLLAKDFISVSLQLSQRLILTTDPNASHNDHHSISGHILVQVTAALRNVADLSESRALFLSSNVFSTLCAVMDHHREDQDVCLNVARLFSKLSSYAECCCALVETSSCYGLFLALLCKHSRKQALVVRLLFTLGNLAARSNDARQRIYEEERFIDVLLDLFQSYLRVPRNNPDLENHVDEDVLIKLIRVLANLSIHPVVGSALATNTLCVQLLMKVLEIRSVDESAELIVNASTTINNLSYYREESSVVRVQHKHISELVLRLLLSSNLDAVLEATRVFGNLSQIEDVQNFIIKNKVHRFVVALLDSKNPDVCFSACGVLMNLSVDPNHRSVINHEGAVHKLIDCLRDFGPQDWLLATQVCQTLWNCTEGAEDRQQECVQELLEILCLYSDQKALQWPASDEVKAYQEACWELEFLPVAERLKKRIKRYTNLPEAVSDTS; translated from the exons ATGGCCTCGGTGGAGCGGAAGCAGGAAAAGCAAGAACCCTTCTACCATGGCTTTGGCAGCAGGAGACAGACGAGTGCAGAGATAGTGAACGAAGCCCGGCATTCTCTCAGGACGCTTCAGACACAGCGGCCGTTCACGCCGCGAGATGAGCACCGGCAGCTTTTTGGAGGATCAGCCCGCACACGTGATGGAAGACCGCCATCTTCATTCAG CCTCCATGCTCGGAATTTCGATGTGCCTGATTCCAGGCCGAGTTCAGGGAAGCGACTTTCGCCTCTGGAACAC AAACCCAGGTTGGCACTTCCACCGGATGAAGATAGCAACAGAGTTGAAAAAATTGTGCCCAAACCTCCACCGGAGAGTATGGAAAGAAGCGGTTCAAGAGGAGGAGCTCGGACAAGACTCGTCAGAGCAAGATCGCTTACGATCATACCCTCTCTGATGCAACACACAAATG CTCCTCAAACCGAGGGTGTTGATAAGCCAACCTCGGGTCCGAATCCACCCCAGCAAGTGAACACGGAACCTTTTCACTTACATGCCATTTACAAACAAGAAAGCATGGAGAAATCCTCCGAACGGCTCACGCTCGTACCAAACAAACACAG tagAACTCCACGGCCCAGCAGTGCCGACTTATCTCCAGcaaaaggaacaaaaacag ATGCTGAGCCAGGAAGTGACGAGTCCGTCTTCTGGACCTCAGAGGTGCTTCCTGTTCTGGAGATGTTTGAGTCAGTTGGTCCAG GAGGAACCCCATCGAAGGAGACTATCGAGCGTCTTTGCGACGCCTGTACTGCTCTCCATAACGTCCTGTCAGAGAAAGGCATGCTGGGAAAGCGGTTTACGAAAAGGTCCTCCGTTCTCCGGGTGCTGTTTCGACTGATCGATTTGGGATCCGATCGTCTGAACCTGACTCTTGCAAAACTCATACTAGGA CTTAACGTCAGCGGAAACAACTTGCTTAACATTTGCAAGCTTGTCTTTAAAGTAAGCCGGAGTTCCAGAAACGACTACTTGTTTGAAGACAACAGCGTTATAG attCCCTCTTATCACTGATCCAGCTTGAGGATCTTAGCAGCAGCGGAGAGGCCGTTTTGTACTGCACAGGCTCCCTGAAGCTCCTCTCAGGAAACAGCTCCCTCGCCAGGCTGCTTCTAGCTAAAGACTTCATCTCAGTCTCGCTCCAGCTCTCTCAGCGTCTGATCCTAACAACAGACCCTAACGCTTCCCATAATGATCATCACTCTATCTCAGGACACATACTGGTACAG GTGACGGCGGCGCTGAGGAACGTGGCTGACTTGTCCGAGTCCCGCGCTTTGTTTTTGTCCAGCAACGTCTTCTCCACGTTGTGCGCGGTCATGGATCATCACCGGGAAGACCAAGACGTGTGCCTTAATGTAGCAAGGTTATTCAG TAAACTGTCCTCTTATGCCGAGTGCTGCTGTGCGCTAGTCGAAACCTCGAGCTGCTACGGGCTATTTTTAGCTCTGTTGTGCAAACACAGCAGGAAACAG GCTCTGGTGGTGCGTCTCCTTTTCACATTGGGAAACCTGGCAGCGAGGAGCAACGACGCCAGGCAGAGAATATACGAAGAGGAAAGATTCATAGACGTTCTCTTAGACCTTTTCCAGAGCTACCTGCGAGTCCCCAGGAATAATCCTGACTTGGAGAACCATGTGGACGAGGACGTCCTGATAAAGCTGATCCGAGTTCTTGCTAACCTGTCCATTCACCCTGTCGTAGGCTCGGCACTGGCAactaatacactgtgtgtgcagCTACTAATGAAAGTGCTGG AGATCAGATCCGTGGATGAGAGCGCCGAGTTAATCGTAAACGCTTCAACTACCATCAACAACCTGTCCTATTACCGGGAAGAGAGCTCCGTCGTCCGAGTCCAGCACAAACACATCTCCGAGC tggtgctcAGGCTGTTATTAAGCTCAAACCTGGACGCTGTGTTAGAGGCTACACGTGTGTTCGGGAACCTCTCTCAGATTGAAGACGTGCAGAACTTTATCATCAAAAAcaaag tgcACCGGTTTGTTGTAGCTCTGCTCGACTCCAAGAATCCTGACGTGTGTTTCTCAGCATGTGGGGTTCTCATGAACCTCTCCGTCGATCCCAACCACAGGAGCGTAATAAACCATGAAGGAGCCGTACACAA GTTGATTGACTGCTTGCGCGACTTTGGGCCTCAGGACTGGCTTCTGGCTACACAGGTGTGTCAGACGCTGTGGAACTGCACCGAAGGAGCTGAAGACAGACAACAGGAGTGTGTACAAGAGCTGCTGGAGATACTTTGTCTTTATTCag ACCAGAAGGCCTTGCAGTGGCCCGCTAGCGACGAGGTCAAGGCTTACCAAGAGGCCTGCTGGGAGCTAGAGTTCTTACCAGTCGCAGAGAGGCTGAAGAAACGCATAAAGAGATACACAAACCTACCGGAAGCTGTGAGCGACACTTCCTGA
- the sesn1 gene encoding sestrin-1 isoform X3: MRHASADNEPVKKPSVTVTELFKMCAHCERISKKDMGVRIPRPLGNGPSRFIPEKEILQVSKMDTRTQSIFQDAFSLGRLDNICLVMGFHPQYLDCFLRTQHYLLQMDGPLSRHYRHYIGIMAAARHQCSYLVNLHVNDFLQVGGDHKWLNGLDGAPQKLRALGELNKILAHRPWLLTKMHIENLLKAEEHSWSLAELIHAVVLLTHYHSLASFTFGCGITPDIHTEGGHTFRPPSLSSYCACDIANGNGALEDMLANQQEMDESGEVEVLMERMKQLQECRDEEEASQEEMATRFEREKTESMLVATTEDEECVPSRDVSRHFEDPSYGYQDFSRRGEHVPTFRVQDYSWEDHGFSLVNRLYPDVGQLLDEKFQIAYNLTYNTMATHQDVDTSMLRRAIWNYIHCMFGIRYDDYDYGEINELLDRSFKVYIKTMVCSPEKTTKRMYESFWRQFQHSEKVHVNLLLMEARMQAELLYALRAITRYMT, translated from the exons atgagacaCGCGTCTGCAGATAACGAGCCTGTGAAAAAGCCCTCAGTAACAGTGACAGAGCTGTTTAAAATGTGCGCACACTGCGAGCGGATTAGTAAAAAG GACATGGGAGTGCGAATCCCCAGGCCACTGGGAAACGGACCAAGCAGATTTATCCCAGAGAAAGAG ATCCTTCAAGTCAGCAAAATGGATACCAGAACGCAGTCGATATTTCAGGACGCCTTTTCGCTCGGCCGGCTCGATAACATCTGCCTGGTGATGGGCTTCCATCCTCAGTACCTGGACTGCTTCCTGAGGACGCAGCATTACCTGCTTCAGATGGACGGACCCTTGTCCCGCCACTACAGGCACTACATTGGCATAATG GCCGCTGCCAGGCATCAGTGTTCGTACTTGGTCAATCTGCATGTGAATGATTTCCTGCAGGTTGGTGGGGATCACAAGTGGCTGAACGGACTAGACGGAGCCCCGCAGAAGCTACGAGCACTGGGAGAACTCAACAAGATCCTGGCTCACCGGCCATGGTTGCTCACAAAAATGCACATTGAG aatCTACTGAAGGCCGAGGAGCACAGTTGGTCTTTAGCCGAGCTGATCCACGCCGTCGTGCTGCTCACACACTACCATTCTCTTGCTTCGTTCACCTTCGGCTGTGGGATCACACCAGACATTCACACTGAAGGAGGACACACTTTCAGACCTCCCTCGCTCAGCAGCTACTGTGCGTGCGACATCGCAAACGGTAACGGCGCTCTGGAGGACATGTTGGCAAACCAGCAG gagaTGGATGAGTCAGGCGAGGTGGAAGTGCTGATGGAGAGGATGAAGCAGCTGCAAGAGTGTCGTGATGAAGAGGAGGCCAGTCAGGAGGAGATGGCCACACGCTTTGAGAGGGAGAAGACCGAGAGCATGCTGGTGGCCACTACAG AAGACGAGGAATGTGTGCCGTCTCGTGACGTCTCGAGGCACTTTGAGGACCCCAGTTACGGCTACCAAGACTTCTCCAGGAGAGGAGAGCATGTGCCCACCTTCAGAGTGCAG GACTACAGCTGGGAGGATCACGGCTTCTCCTTGGTGAACCGGCTGTACCCAGACGTAGGCCAGCTGCTCGACGAGAAGTTCCAGATCGCGTACAATCTCACCTACAACACAATGGCCACACACCAGGATGTAGACACTTCAATGCTCCGCAGAGCCATCTGGAACTACATCCACTGCATGTTTGGGATCAG GTATGATGATTACGATTATGGCGAGATCAACGAGTTGCTGGACCGCAGCTTTAAAGTCTACATCAAGACGATGGTGTGCAGCCCAGAGAAGACCACCAAGAGAATGTACGAGAGTTTCTGGAGGCAGTTTCAGCACTCTGAGAAG gttCACGTTAATTTGCTTCTTATGGAAGCGCGCATGCAGGCAGAACTTCTCTATGCTCTAAGAGCTATCACTCGCTATATGACATGA
- the armc2 gene encoding armadillo repeat-containing protein 2 isoform X1, with protein MASVERKQEKQEPFYHGFGSRRQTSAEIVNEARHSLRTLQTQRPFTPRDEHRQLFGGSARTRDGRPPSSFSLHARNFDVPDSRPSSGKRLSPLEHKPRLALPPDEDSNRVEKIVPKPPPESMERSGSRGGARTRLVRARSLTIIPSLMQHTNVNSVAPQTEGVDKPTSGPNPPQQVNTEPFHLHAIYKQESMEKSSERLTLVPNKHSRTPRPSSADLSPAKGTKTDAEPGSDESVFWTSEVLPVLEMFESVGPGGTPSKETIERLCDACTALHNVLSEKGMLGKRFTKRSSVLRVLFRLIDLGSDRLNLTLAKLILGLNVSGNNLLNICKLVFKVSRSSRNDYLFEDNSVIDSLLSLIQLEDLSSSGEAVLYCTGSLKLLSGNSSLARLLLAKDFISVSLQLSQRLILTTDPNASHNDHHSISGHILVQVTAALRNVADLSESRALFLSSNVFSTLCAVMDHHREDQDVCLNVARLFSKLSSYAECCCALVETSSCYGLFLALLCKHSRKQALVVRLLFTLGNLAARSNDARQRIYEEERFIDVLLDLFQSYLRVPRNNPDLENHVDEDVLIKLIRVLANLSIHPVVGSALATNTLCVQLLMKVLEIRSVDESAELIVNASTTINNLSYYREESSVVRVQHKHISELVLRLLLSSNLDAVLEATRVFGNLSQIEDVQNFIIKNKVHRFVVALLDSKNPDVCFSACGVLMNLSVDPNHRSVINHEGAVHKLIDCLRDFGPQDWLLATQVCQTLWNCTEGAEDRQQECVQELLEILCLYSDQKALQWPASDEVKAYQEACWELEFLPVAERLKKRIKRYTNLPEAVSDTS; from the exons ATGGCCTCGGTGGAGCGGAAGCAGGAAAAGCAAGAACCCTTCTACCATGGCTTTGGCAGCAGGAGACAGACGAGTGCAGAGATAGTGAACGAAGCCCGGCATTCTCTCAGGACGCTTCAGACACAGCGGCCGTTCACGCCGCGAGATGAGCACCGGCAGCTTTTTGGAGGATCAGCCCGCACACGTGATGGAAGACCGCCATCTTCATTCAG CCTCCATGCTCGGAATTTCGATGTGCCTGATTCCAGGCCGAGTTCAGGGAAGCGACTTTCGCCTCTGGAACAC AAACCCAGGTTGGCACTTCCACCGGATGAAGATAGCAACAGAGTTGAAAAAATTGTGCCCAAACCTCCACCGGAGAGTATGGAAAGAAGCGGTTCAAGAGGAGGAGCTCGGACAAGACTCGTCAGAGCAAGATCGCTTACGATCATACCCTCTCTGATGCAACACACAAATG TAAATTCTGTAGCTCCTCAAACCGAGGGTGTTGATAAGCCAACCTCGGGTCCGAATCCACCCCAGCAAGTGAACACGGAACCTTTTCACTTACATGCCATTTACAAACAAGAAAGCATGGAGAAATCCTCCGAACGGCTCACGCTCGTACCAAACAAACACAG tagAACTCCACGGCCCAGCAGTGCCGACTTATCTCCAGcaaaaggaacaaaaacag ATGCTGAGCCAGGAAGTGACGAGTCCGTCTTCTGGACCTCAGAGGTGCTTCCTGTTCTGGAGATGTTTGAGTCAGTTGGTCCAG GAGGAACCCCATCGAAGGAGACTATCGAGCGTCTTTGCGACGCCTGTACTGCTCTCCATAACGTCCTGTCAGAGAAAGGCATGCTGGGAAAGCGGTTTACGAAAAGGTCCTCCGTTCTCCGGGTGCTGTTTCGACTGATCGATTTGGGATCCGATCGTCTGAACCTGACTCTTGCAAAACTCATACTAGGA CTTAACGTCAGCGGAAACAACTTGCTTAACATTTGCAAGCTTGTCTTTAAAGTAAGCCGGAGTTCCAGAAACGACTACTTGTTTGAAGACAACAGCGTTATAG attCCCTCTTATCACTGATCCAGCTTGAGGATCTTAGCAGCAGCGGAGAGGCCGTTTTGTACTGCACAGGCTCCCTGAAGCTCCTCTCAGGAAACAGCTCCCTCGCCAGGCTGCTTCTAGCTAAAGACTTCATCTCAGTCTCGCTCCAGCTCTCTCAGCGTCTGATCCTAACAACAGACCCTAACGCTTCCCATAATGATCATCACTCTATCTCAGGACACATACTGGTACAG GTGACGGCGGCGCTGAGGAACGTGGCTGACTTGTCCGAGTCCCGCGCTTTGTTTTTGTCCAGCAACGTCTTCTCCACGTTGTGCGCGGTCATGGATCATCACCGGGAAGACCAAGACGTGTGCCTTAATGTAGCAAGGTTATTCAG TAAACTGTCCTCTTATGCCGAGTGCTGCTGTGCGCTAGTCGAAACCTCGAGCTGCTACGGGCTATTTTTAGCTCTGTTGTGCAAACACAGCAGGAAACAG GCTCTGGTGGTGCGTCTCCTTTTCACATTGGGAAACCTGGCAGCGAGGAGCAACGACGCCAGGCAGAGAATATACGAAGAGGAAAGATTCATAGACGTTCTCTTAGACCTTTTCCAGAGCTACCTGCGAGTCCCCAGGAATAATCCTGACTTGGAGAACCATGTGGACGAGGACGTCCTGATAAAGCTGATCCGAGTTCTTGCTAACCTGTCCATTCACCCTGTCGTAGGCTCGGCACTGGCAactaatacactgtgtgtgcagCTACTAATGAAAGTGCTGG AGATCAGATCCGTGGATGAGAGCGCCGAGTTAATCGTAAACGCTTCAACTACCATCAACAACCTGTCCTATTACCGGGAAGAGAGCTCCGTCGTCCGAGTCCAGCACAAACACATCTCCGAGC tggtgctcAGGCTGTTATTAAGCTCAAACCTGGACGCTGTGTTAGAGGCTACACGTGTGTTCGGGAACCTCTCTCAGATTGAAGACGTGCAGAACTTTATCATCAAAAAcaaag tgcACCGGTTTGTTGTAGCTCTGCTCGACTCCAAGAATCCTGACGTGTGTTTCTCAGCATGTGGGGTTCTCATGAACCTCTCCGTCGATCCCAACCACAGGAGCGTAATAAACCATGAAGGAGCCGTACACAA GTTGATTGACTGCTTGCGCGACTTTGGGCCTCAGGACTGGCTTCTGGCTACACAGGTGTGTCAGACGCTGTGGAACTGCACCGAAGGAGCTGAAGACAGACAACAGGAGTGTGTACAAGAGCTGCTGGAGATACTTTGTCTTTATTCag ACCAGAAGGCCTTGCAGTGGCCCGCTAGCGACGAGGTCAAGGCTTACCAAGAGGCCTGCTGGGAGCTAGAGTTCTTACCAGTCGCAGAGAGGCTGAAGAAACGCATAAAGAGATACACAAACCTACCGGAAGCTGTGAGCGACACTTCCTGA
- the armc2 gene encoding armadillo repeat-containing protein 2 isoform X2, with the protein MASVERKQEKQEPFYHGFGSRRQTSAEIVNEARHSLRTLQTQRPFTPRDEHRQLFGGSARTRDGRPPSSFSLHARNFDVPDSRPSSGKRLSPLEHKPRLALPPDEDSNRVEKIVPKPPPESMERSGSRGGARTRLVRARSLTIIPSLMQHTNVNSVAPQTEGVDKPTSGPNPPQQVNTEPFHLHAIYKQESMEKSSERLTLVPNKHRTPRPSSADLSPAKGTKTDAEPGSDESVFWTSEVLPVLEMFESVGPGGTPSKETIERLCDACTALHNVLSEKGMLGKRFTKRSSVLRVLFRLIDLGSDRLNLTLAKLILGLNVSGNNLLNICKLVFKVSRSSRNDYLFEDNSVIDSLLSLIQLEDLSSSGEAVLYCTGSLKLLSGNSSLARLLLAKDFISVSLQLSQRLILTTDPNASHNDHHSISGHILVQVTAALRNVADLSESRALFLSSNVFSTLCAVMDHHREDQDVCLNVARLFSKLSSYAECCCALVETSSCYGLFLALLCKHSRKQALVVRLLFTLGNLAARSNDARQRIYEEERFIDVLLDLFQSYLRVPRNNPDLENHVDEDVLIKLIRVLANLSIHPVVGSALATNTLCVQLLMKVLEIRSVDESAELIVNASTTINNLSYYREESSVVRVQHKHISELVLRLLLSSNLDAVLEATRVFGNLSQIEDVQNFIIKNKVHRFVVALLDSKNPDVCFSACGVLMNLSVDPNHRSVINHEGAVHKLIDCLRDFGPQDWLLATQVCQTLWNCTEGAEDRQQECVQELLEILCLYSDQKALQWPASDEVKAYQEACWELEFLPVAERLKKRIKRYTNLPEAVSDTS; encoded by the exons ATGGCCTCGGTGGAGCGGAAGCAGGAAAAGCAAGAACCCTTCTACCATGGCTTTGGCAGCAGGAGACAGACGAGTGCAGAGATAGTGAACGAAGCCCGGCATTCTCTCAGGACGCTTCAGACACAGCGGCCGTTCACGCCGCGAGATGAGCACCGGCAGCTTTTTGGAGGATCAGCCCGCACACGTGATGGAAGACCGCCATCTTCATTCAG CCTCCATGCTCGGAATTTCGATGTGCCTGATTCCAGGCCGAGTTCAGGGAAGCGACTTTCGCCTCTGGAACAC AAACCCAGGTTGGCACTTCCACCGGATGAAGATAGCAACAGAGTTGAAAAAATTGTGCCCAAACCTCCACCGGAGAGTATGGAAAGAAGCGGTTCAAGAGGAGGAGCTCGGACAAGACTCGTCAGAGCAAGATCGCTTACGATCATACCCTCTCTGATGCAACACACAAATG TAAATTCTGTAGCTCCTCAAACCGAGGGTGTTGATAAGCCAACCTCGGGTCCGAATCCACCCCAGCAAGTGAACACGGAACCTTTTCACTTACATGCCATTTACAAACAAGAAAGCATGGAGAAATCCTCCGAACGGCTCACGCTCGTACCAAACAAACACAG AACTCCACGGCCCAGCAGTGCCGACTTATCTCCAGcaaaaggaacaaaaacag ATGCTGAGCCAGGAAGTGACGAGTCCGTCTTCTGGACCTCAGAGGTGCTTCCTGTTCTGGAGATGTTTGAGTCAGTTGGTCCAG GAGGAACCCCATCGAAGGAGACTATCGAGCGTCTTTGCGACGCCTGTACTGCTCTCCATAACGTCCTGTCAGAGAAAGGCATGCTGGGAAAGCGGTTTACGAAAAGGTCCTCCGTTCTCCGGGTGCTGTTTCGACTGATCGATTTGGGATCCGATCGTCTGAACCTGACTCTTGCAAAACTCATACTAGGA CTTAACGTCAGCGGAAACAACTTGCTTAACATTTGCAAGCTTGTCTTTAAAGTAAGCCGGAGTTCCAGAAACGACTACTTGTTTGAAGACAACAGCGTTATAG attCCCTCTTATCACTGATCCAGCTTGAGGATCTTAGCAGCAGCGGAGAGGCCGTTTTGTACTGCACAGGCTCCCTGAAGCTCCTCTCAGGAAACAGCTCCCTCGCCAGGCTGCTTCTAGCTAAAGACTTCATCTCAGTCTCGCTCCAGCTCTCTCAGCGTCTGATCCTAACAACAGACCCTAACGCTTCCCATAATGATCATCACTCTATCTCAGGACACATACTGGTACAG GTGACGGCGGCGCTGAGGAACGTGGCTGACTTGTCCGAGTCCCGCGCTTTGTTTTTGTCCAGCAACGTCTTCTCCACGTTGTGCGCGGTCATGGATCATCACCGGGAAGACCAAGACGTGTGCCTTAATGTAGCAAGGTTATTCAG TAAACTGTCCTCTTATGCCGAGTGCTGCTGTGCGCTAGTCGAAACCTCGAGCTGCTACGGGCTATTTTTAGCTCTGTTGTGCAAACACAGCAGGAAACAG GCTCTGGTGGTGCGTCTCCTTTTCACATTGGGAAACCTGGCAGCGAGGAGCAACGACGCCAGGCAGAGAATATACGAAGAGGAAAGATTCATAGACGTTCTCTTAGACCTTTTCCAGAGCTACCTGCGAGTCCCCAGGAATAATCCTGACTTGGAGAACCATGTGGACGAGGACGTCCTGATAAAGCTGATCCGAGTTCTTGCTAACCTGTCCATTCACCCTGTCGTAGGCTCGGCACTGGCAactaatacactgtgtgtgcagCTACTAATGAAAGTGCTGG AGATCAGATCCGTGGATGAGAGCGCCGAGTTAATCGTAAACGCTTCAACTACCATCAACAACCTGTCCTATTACCGGGAAGAGAGCTCCGTCGTCCGAGTCCAGCACAAACACATCTCCGAGC tggtgctcAGGCTGTTATTAAGCTCAAACCTGGACGCTGTGTTAGAGGCTACACGTGTGTTCGGGAACCTCTCTCAGATTGAAGACGTGCAGAACTTTATCATCAAAAAcaaag tgcACCGGTTTGTTGTAGCTCTGCTCGACTCCAAGAATCCTGACGTGTGTTTCTCAGCATGTGGGGTTCTCATGAACCTCTCCGTCGATCCCAACCACAGGAGCGTAATAAACCATGAAGGAGCCGTACACAA GTTGATTGACTGCTTGCGCGACTTTGGGCCTCAGGACTGGCTTCTGGCTACACAGGTGTGTCAGACGCTGTGGAACTGCACCGAAGGAGCTGAAGACAGACAACAGGAGTGTGTACAAGAGCTGCTGGAGATACTTTGTCTTTATTCag ACCAGAAGGCCTTGCAGTGGCCCGCTAGCGACGAGGTCAAGGCTTACCAAGAGGCCTGCTGGGAGCTAGAGTTCTTACCAGTCGCAGAGAGGCTGAAGAAACGCATAAAGAGATACACAAACCTACCGGAAGCTGTGAGCGACACTTCCTGA